In a single window of the Gossypium hirsutum isolate 1008001.06 chromosome D02, Gossypium_hirsutum_v2.1, whole genome shotgun sequence genome:
- the LOC107908497 gene encoding BAG-associated GRAM protein 1-like codes for MWSLAQSELLLFVIISKAFRLISHLSSTIFIGFANWRAFTNRGMNGYAGANTRRRISSDKQGPTVVHQKPGPLQTIFKLLPDEVVEHSYSCALERSFLYHGRMYVSAWHICFHSNVFSKQMKVVIPFGDIDEIRRSQHAFINPAITIILRMGAGGHGVPCNNNYFGTGTMH; via the exons ATGTGGTCATTAGCTCAATCTGAATTACTTCTTTTTGTTATCATATCAAAAGCTTTTCGTTTGATATCTCACTTATCATCAACTATTTTCATTGGATTTGCAAACTGGAGAGCTTTTACTAACAGGGGTATGAATGGATATGCTGGAGCTAATACTCGAAGAAGGATTTCTTCAGATAAACAAGGACCTACTGTGGTTCATCAAAAGCCAGGGCCTTTACAAACAATATTTAAGCTCCTTCCAGATGAG GTTGTGGAGCATAGTTACTCATGTGCACTTGAGAGATCATTCTTGTACCATGGTCGTATGTATGTCTCCGCATGGCACATTTGTTTCCATTCTAATGTGTTCTCAAAACAAATGAAG GTGGTGATACCATTTGGGGATATAGATGAG ATTCGTAGAAGTCAGCATGCATTCATTAATCCTGCAATAACAATTATTCTTCGCATGGGGGCTGGTGGGCATGGTGTACCATGCAATAACAATTATTTTGGAACCGGAACCATGCATTAA